The stretch of DNA GATATTTGACAACTGATGATTTTCGTGTCCTCCAGGCCGTTGAACAAGGTTCTAGAAGTCACGAAGTCGTTCCAACTCCCTTGATTCATCAAATCTCGGGGATGAGATCGCAGTCCGGAACAAACCGAGCCATTAGTGATTTGGCCAAGCTTAGCCTTATTTCCAAAATGAGAAATGTCAAATATGATGGTTACAGGCTAACTTATAACGGTATTGATTATTTGGCTTTGAAAACCATGTTAAACAGAGACACTGTCTATTCTGTCGGTAACACTATTGGTGTTGGTAAGGAATCTGACATCTATAAAGTAAGTGACAAAAATGGAAACCCTAGAGTAATGAAAATTCACAGATTAGGTAGAACCTCTTTTCATTCCGTCAGAAATAATAGAGATTATCTGAAGAAATCCAACCAGGGGGCAAACTGGATGCATCTTTCACGTTTGGCAGCCAATAAAGAATATCAGTTTATGTCCATGCTTTATTCTAAGGGTTTCAAGGTCCCTGAGCCATTCGATAACTCGCGTCATATAGTCGTTATGGAGCTTATCGAGGGTTACCCAATGAGGAGATTAAGAAAACATAAGAATATACCCAAGCTTTATAGTGATCTGATGTGTTTCATCGTTGATCTAGCAAATAGCGGACTTATCCATTGTGATTTTAATGAGTTTAATATTATGATAAAGGACAAACTAGAGGATGAAAACGATTGTGGGTTCGTAGTTATTGATTTTCCACAATGTATATCTATTCAACACCAAGACGCCGACTATTATTTCCAAAGGGATGTTGACTGTATTCGTCgtttcttcaaaaagaaactgaagTACGAACCAAAACCTGATTCATCAATGCTCGACACTGAAGGTTTCGGCGATGGTTATAAATATGCGTATCCAGATTTCAAAAGGGACGTTAAAAGAACCGACAATTTGGATGAATTGGTGCAGGCTTCCGGATTTAGCAAAAAGCATCCAGGAGATAGGGGCCTGGAAACTGCCGTTGAAAGCATGAGAAATGCTGTTTATAATTCAGATGACGATATGTCTAATGACGAGgccgaagaagaaaatgggGAGGGCGATTATTCAGAGGAGGATGAATACTATGACTCCGAACTTGATAATGAAAGTTCTGAAGATGACAGTGAAGATGCACAAGAAGAGGAGAACGAACGTATTATAGAGGCGCTTTCCAGTGGT from Saccharomyces cerevisiae S288C chromosome XIV, complete sequence encodes:
- the RIO2 gene encoding protein kinase RIO2 (Essential serine kinase involved in the processing of 20S pre-rRNA; involved in the processing of the 20S pre-rRNA into mature 18S rRNA; has similarity to Rio1p), which produces MKLDTSHMRYLTTDDFRVLQAVEQGSRSHEVVPTPLIHQISGMRSQSGTNRAISDLAKLSLISKMRNVKYDGYRLTYNGIDYLALKTMLNRDTVYSVGNTIGVGKESDIYKVSDKNGNPRVMKIHRLGRTSFHSVRNNRDYLKKSNQGANWMHLSRLAANKEYQFMSMLYSKGFKVPEPFDNSRHIVVMELIEGYPMRRLRKHKNIPKLYSDLMCFIVDLANSGLIHCDFNEFNIMIKDKLEDENDCGFVVIDFPQCISIQHQDADYYFQRDVDCIRRFFKKKLKYEPKPDSSMLDTEGFGDGYKYAYPDFKRDVKRTDNLDELVQASGFSKKHPGDRGLETAVESMRNAVYNSDDDMSNDEAEEENGEGDYSEEDEYYDSELDNESSEDDSEDAQEEENERIIEALSSGVENLKMDKLGNYILE